From Zalophus californianus isolate mZalCal1 chromosome 16, mZalCal1.pri.v2, whole genome shotgun sequence, one genomic window encodes:
- the ZNF286A gene encoding zinc finger protein 286A isoform X2, whose product MLERKAPKSSYSDLETKPEGKDSTSVQDISKEESCQTVIIDRLTRNSVYDSNLETTLECENWLENQQGNQERHLREMFTHVNSLPEERAHEHDVYWKNLSQKSVLLTQDRAPKGSYAFHTLEKRLKQKSNLMKKQRTCKEKKPHKCNDCGELFTYHSVLIRHQRVHTGEKPYSCSECGKSFSHRANLTKHQRTHTRILFECSECKKAFTESSSLAIHQRIHVGERPYECSECGKGFNRSTHLVQHQLIHTGVKPYECNECDKAFIHSSALIKHQRTHTGEKPYKCQECGKAFSHCSSLTKHQRVHTGEKPYECSECGKTFSQSTHLVQHQRIHTGEKPYECNECGKTFSRSSNFAKHQRIHIGKKPYKCNECGKAFIHSSALIQHQRTHTGEKPYRCDECGKSFKCSSSLIRHQRIHTEEQL is encoded by the coding sequence ACCTGGAGACTAAACCTGAGGGCAAAGATTCAACTTCAGTGCAagatatttccaaagaagaatcATGTCAGACTGTAATAATAGACAGACTGACAAGGAATAGTGTCTATGACTCCAACTTGGAAACAACTCTTGAATGTGAAAATTGGTTAGAGAATCAGCAAGGAAATCAGGAGAGACACTTGAGAGAAATGTTCACCCACGTGAATTCACTCCCTGAAGAAAGAGCTCATGAACATGATGTATACTGGAAAAACTTGAGTCAGAAGTCTGTTCTTCTCACTCAAGACAGAGCTCCCAAAGGATCCTATGCCTTCCATACACTTGAAAAAAGGTTGAAACAGAAATCAAACTTAATGAAAAAGCAAAGAAcctgtaaagaaaaaaagcctcATAAATGCAACGATTGTGGTGAACTCTTCACGTACCATTCAGTGCTTATTCGACACCAGAGAGTGcatactggagagaagccctatagctgcagtgaatgtgggaaatcttttagCCACAGAGCTAATTTAACTAAACATCAGAGAACTCATACTAGAATTCTGTTTGAATGCAGTGAATGCAAGAAAGCCTTCACAGAAAGCTCATCCCTTGCGATACATCAGCGAATTCACGTTGGAGAGAGACCGtatgaatgcagtgaatgtggaaaagGTTTTAATCGAAGTACACATCTTGTGCAGCATCAGTTGATTCATACTGGAGTGAAGCcttatgaatgtaatgaatgtgataaagctttcattcattcatcagctcTCATTAAACATCAACGaactcatactggagagaaaccctataaatgtcaggaatgtgggaaagccttcagccaTTGTTCATCCCTTACTAAACATCAGAGAgttcatactggagaaaaaccatatgaatGTAGCGAATGTGGAAAAACCTTTAGTCAGAGCACACATCTTGTTcagcatcagagaattcatactggagagaaaccctacgAGTGTAACgaatgtgggaaaaccttcagCCGGAGCTCAAATTTTGCTAAACATCAAAGAATTCATATTGGAAAGAAACCatacaaatgtaatgaatgtgggaaagcctttattcattcatcagctcTTATTCAACACCAGAGAACTCATACTGGGGAGAAGCCCTACAGATGTGATGAATGTGGGAAAAGCTTTAAGTGCAGTTCATCCCTCATCAGACATCAAAGAATTCATACTGAAGAGCAACTCTGA